Genomic segment of Mastomys coucha isolate ucsf_1 unplaced genomic scaffold, UCSF_Mcou_1 pScaffold5, whole genome shotgun sequence:
ttaataTGTGTGTGCCTTTAGGAGATTggttggaaaaaaatctattctgaAGGTTCTTTGTTATTGCATTTAAGTATAAGCtagaaaaatactttaattatGTAGATACCTCTTACCTCTGCTTTAGAACCAGGAGCTGGGAGTTTGTTTTTCTGGCACCAGCTGTGCACTAACCATGTTTTTAGTTTGGATATGTCTCCTCACCTTTCTTGGTCTGCAGTGTTCATTGTGAAATGAGGTAATGCTTGTCTGTGTAAACTGTGAATTATAGAGTATAAACAGAAGCATTAAGGTCCCACCCAAACTCTACTGGAAACCTATGCAGGGCAATACCACATCAAGTGCCAAGCACTAATTTTGATGGGCCAAGAAAGTGCCAAGAAGAGAAACAGTGCCTCTGCTTTGCTCTATTGGCAGAGCTCTAAGGAAGCCAGCcaaacattttcttcatcttaGAAGCTTGCCTTTCAAACTAAGGGAGAATGGTACCCTATAACCCTTCCTCCACTACATGGAGAAACAAAGACTCCTCCATATTTTGACAAAAAACAGTACATGCTAGCTCTACCTGGTCAGCTGGCTGGGATTTGGGTCAAACTATTGTTTCATTGTGTGGCTTGCCTTACAGATGCTAGATCCCCTGAGCAGTGCCGAAAATTCCTTGTCAGGAAGCTGCCAATCCTTGGACAGATCAGCAGACAGGTATGGAGCTGTGGTGGTTTGGGTTAGTAAGTAGGCATTTTTGGAATGGTTTTAAGAGTAGAATTGAGCTGAGCAgtgtggctcacgcctttaatcccagcacttgggaggcagaggtaggcagatttctgagttcgaggacagcctggtctacagagtgagttccagaacagccaggacacaaagaaaccctgtctcaaaaaaaaaaaaaagagtagaatttGGCTAGTTTGTGTCTCTGATACAGCCACAGGCCCAGGGTTAAAACAGTGTGCTTCTAGAGAACCCTCCATTTCCCAACATTCTGAGGATGTTTAAGTACACAGTAAAATAAACTTAATAGTTTAGAAGAACAGCTCACTTATTGTTGGCTGTGTTGTTCCCGGTGCTTTATGTGGTTTGACTTTACACATACTATATTCTGCCTACTTTTTAACCTCATTACTGTGATCTGGATTGAGATCAATGGCTtgttgaaatttaaaagaaaaacaggattcTCATACATAGGTTGGTCtgtcctttgtctttttcttcctttaaatattCCTGATTGGATGAGAAGCTAGATAATTAGAAAACAGAACTTTTATCTCTTGATGTAAAATACTTTAACACTGGTATAAGTCAGTGCTATGCTTTATATAGCCAAATGTCTGTATGGCTCACCTAGTAGTAtcaagggtttgttttgttattttgctttgttgagacaagttctctctagatagttggtctagaactcacagtcTTCATACATCAGTTTCCTATGTGACATAGCCTGGCTTGAAAGGGTCTTTGGAGCAGGCCGTCGCCTGTTTATGCTAAGAGCCTGTTGACTGGGGATTGGGAAATAGGTCTGGGGCTAGGAAACAGGACAGCTTCCTTCTTAATTATGTGATCAGTTGTCCATGAAGGTGTCCTCTAGATGTCACAGAATATATCCATAGTTATTAGTCTGTTAATTTCTTTGGGGCTTGCTCTTCAATTACGGAACAAAAAGGCACAAGTAAACATGGCAAGAGGTGCTACCACTAGGCAGGGTCTCAGCCAGGACAAGGACTGATTTAGGTTGAGCTGTCCTAAACTTTGGAATGTCAAAGGGGGATGGTAGTCTGGTTGTTTGAAAGTAGAGGGCAACCCCGAAACTCTCTGGACAACTTCTGACCTGTGACCCTCAGAAGATACTTGGAGGACTTGGAAGATGGCTTGGTTATAAAGTGCTTGATGTACAAGCATGTGAACCTGAATTCAGTCTACCAGATGTCAAGTGAGACAGCTGGGTTCCGAACTACACATGTGTAACCATtgctggggaggtggaaacaggaggataaCCGAGGCTCATTagccagccagtccagctgaATCTGAAAgttcagagaaactctgcctctaaaaataagaaagagaacaatTGGGAAAGATACCAGATGTCAATCTCTGGCCTTTACGTGTATATCCATATCTGCATAGTGCAAGGTACTTGCATGTCAAAGGTCCATTCAGGCTTAACTGGATCTTGGAAAGATAGCTTAATTTACCCACTTTCCTCTTGgttcttggtttctccatctataaaatgagatgGTAGTCTAAAGGGAGGATGTCTGATATAGAAACAGACCAGAGTAGAATACCAGGTCTTAAGATTAACTCTTGCTTCCTGGCTGTCTTTGAGCATATAGAGAGAGGTGTTATATTTAACTTACAGGTTATCAACTAGTAATAACACAGCAGCTGCTCAATAATTGGTACCTGTTTTATTATTTGTCCTAACTTACAGAGGTATGAGGGTTAAATGAGGAAACATTCACTCTGTAAACTAAGGAAGCATTCTTTGCCAGGCAGAGGGGCCGcacagctttttcttttcttttcttttttctttcttttttcttctttctttctttctttcttttttcttttctttttctttttttttttttNNNNNNNNNNNNNNNNNNNNNNNNNNNNNNNNNNNNNNNNNNNNNNNNNNNNNNNNNNNNNNNNNNNNNNNNNNtttggttcttcaagacagggtttctctatgtagccctggctgtccaggaactcactctgaatctgcctgcctctgctgcccaagtgctgggattatagtcctGCGCCACCACACACAGCGAggccacacacctttagtctcagcattcagggcagaggcaggcagatctctgtgattcaGGCCAGCCCaatctacaagagtgagttccagaatagccagggctacacagagaaaccctgcctcataaAAAGCATTCTTTAGGGCTAGGCggtggaggcgcacgcctttgatcccagcacttgggaggcggcacttgggaggcagaggcaggcggatttcagagttcgaggccagcctggtctacagagtgagttccaggacagccagggctacacagagaaaccctgtctcgaaaaaccaaaaaaaaaaggcattcttTAAACTGCAGTGTTCTCATTATCACTGCCCAGGCCAAGCTggtttgttgttgtagtttggtttggttaggtGTTTGCAGCTCTTCTCCTGCTAGAGATTGGAGAttagaaaaaaagccaaaaatggaAAGGGGCAAATAGCCAGGGTGGGGTTCAGTAGAATAGGTTGAGGTATCCCTCCTGACTTTTGGCCTCAGGCTCCTGAAGTAGGGTGGTAGTGAGCACCAGGCTCCAGGTAGAGCTGCTTTTCTCCACCTCTTTCTCTGAACATCATTTGGAAGGAGAGACAACCTCAGACGCCTTTCCTTCTGCCCTCTGGGATACTCTAGACAGGCACTGAAGTTTATTTTATagtcttttgctttttctagccCATCCTTCAGGAAATCACAAATGTCCCGAGCCCGGAGCTTCCCAGACAACAGAAAGGAATGCTCAGGTGAGTTCTCAGAATCTAGGTGGGCACTGCACAGGTTGGGGAAGTGTCTTGTTGGAACCACAGATGCCTCTAAATTGGAAAGCCAAAATTATATAGTAATTTTCCTGGAAATTCTACTGTAAAGTCTCAGGAGGCCTTAGGAGCTTAAGTGAGCCATCCATTTTGATTTACCGTGGGTCAAGTAACTGACTGTCCTGTCTTCCTCAGAGCGGGAGACCCAGCTCTATGATAAAGGAGTTAAAGGTGGAACCTATCCCAGGCGCTACCATGTATCTGTGCATCACAAAGACTACAATGATGGTGAGTGCTCTACACTGGCCCCTGGATGGCTGGTCAAAGACCAAACTTTTGCCTGGAAAAAGCCACCACAAAAGGAGAGTTTAGGGGTGGATGGAAAGGAAACCAATTGCTCAGCCTTTGCATTTTCTCTTATTCCTAAGGCATTGTGCTCTAGACTttaggcaaaaaaataaaaataaaagaaactaaccAGATATCagggtgttgggggagggggtgggatggtccATGAAAATGCTGCCACTGGGAATGTTGTCTCCTTTGAGTACATTTATTTTCCAGGGTGCCACCCTCTGTGGCAACAACAAATAGACTAAAGCTGTGGCAGAGGGGTCCGTAGCAGAATGTTGAACAGGTCACACTTGAGCTGTGGTTTGTCTCTTTGTTGGGCCTGAGGATCAGTCTTATGCCTTCCCTGTGTGTGGGACTTCTTGAACCAAGCAACTTCAGAATTTCTGCTTTTGTCTTGATCTTAGGGGGATGGGACAGCCTTTCTGGCATGAATCAGGTAGTAGGGGGCAGGGGGCATGTACCTGAGCTGGTTGTCACTCTCCTCTGCTTTTCACATCTGGGTGTGTGGCCAGGCTCTGACTTGCTCTGTCCTCACTCTTACCCTTTCAGGCAGAAGAACATTTCCCCGAATACGACGGCATCAAGGCAACCTATTCACTCTGGTGCCCTCAAGTCGCTCCTTGAGCACAAATGGCGAGAACATGGGTGTAGCTGTGCAATACCTGGACCCCCGTGGGCGCCTACGGAGTGCAGACAGTGAGAATGCCCTCACTGTGCAGGAAAGGAATGTGCCAACCAAATGTGAGGAGTATCCCTGACTAGGAGGGGAGCAGGGGGTACTGACTAGCTGCAGGGGCAAGAGCTCAGCTGTGGTACGCTGCTCTAGCACATCCTTCCCACTCTTGAGAGTGCCATACCCTAGAATATAGGCTGGAGCCCATGGCCGTATGATAAGCCATTTGTTTAGTTTTCCCATGTTTAAgctaaagaatatatttttactcCTTGCCATATTCAGATTATTTAGGAGCaagctaggcatgatggtacatgcctgtaatttcagcactcaggacgatgaggcagaaagagctaaagtttgagaccagcttgagttatatagtgagttcaaggccagtctgtgttATACAGCAAGGCCttgtttaaaaactaataatGAACAGACGAAAAACATACATAGGAGCTTTGAAAATAAGGTTAGTTGATCAGCACAGAATGCTATTTTACCAGTCTAATGTTTGTCAGGACTCTGTCCTTAAGGTCCTGTTGACCAAGGGCTTAGGCCTATAAGAGAAGGAAGGGCTAGATGGTGCTTGGTCCAAATACAGAAAGTTCATGCTCAAACACTCTCCTGCTGCTCTCCATAGCTCCTAGTGCTCCCATCAATTGGCGTCGGGGGAAGCTCCTGGGTCAAGGTGCCTTCGGCAGGGTCTACTTATGCTATGATGTGGACACAGGACGTGAACTTGCTTCCAAGCAGGTCCAGTTTGACCCAGATAGTCCTGAGACAAGCAAGGTATGGCCTTCCCCATCCACCAACCTCCAGCCAAAACACCTGTTGAGTACTTGCCTAAAGTGATACTCCCCATAATTCTCAAGCTCCCTTGCTGTTCATCTTAGCTCTAGCCAAGGGTGAAGGGTCAGTGTTCCAAAGTGGGAGGACTACCTCCATGCTAAAGTCCCTAGGAACCCAGACTGAGACGTGGTGACCTCTTCCCCAAAGGGCACTCTCTGTGCCCATTCCCTAAACAGTGCCTTGGCCCAAAAGGAAGCTGTGGAACTCACTCATTTGTTCTTGTGGAAGTAGGAGTCACATGGTCTCCACCTCAATTTGAATAGGCAAATATAGTAGTTACTTTAACTAGGCTTCTGtagccctcctccctccttcctctgggtAAGCAGTACTGCATCCCAAGGGCTGCTGAGCATTGTGGCCAAGGGCTAGACAATTGAGTTTGCTGTTCCCTAGCTGAAGTTCCCAAAGCAGATCCCTGTGAAACAACAAGATAAGCTGACCCTAGGTGGGCAGAGCTGGACCCTGAGTGCCTAGGTAGGTGATCACTGATCCCTCTCTAGGAGGTGAGTGCTCTGGAGTGTGAGATCCAGTTGCTGAAGAACTTGCAGCATGAGCGCATTGTGCAGTACTACGGCTGCCTGCGGGACCGTGCTGAGAAGATCCTCACCATCTTTATGGAGTATATGCCAGGGGTATGTGCCCTTGGATGCATGTGCAGTTCACATAAGAGGGCTTGACCTAGGGCTAGTGGCTGTGGGCATGAGTCACTCTTGACCTGGGCCTGATCCCATGAGCTGGGAAACCATGTGTAGGATTTGATGTCAAGAGGGCCCTTCCTGTAGCTACAGAGAAGGTGTGAGATGAGAACTGGCCCAGGTTCCATCTAACTTGAGAGTCCTGAAGGGCTGGTCCATGTCAAGTAAGCACAGCCTTTACCTAGAACAGTGAATCCCTGCAATCTGGACTTGCCACTTGCTTGAGATAAGGACTGTTTGATGCCTTCCCTATGCTGTCTGACAGTTCCTGACAAAAGGGGCTCCTACGTGCACATGAAATTCACATCGTACGTGCACGATACTCACGTCGTACATGCACGTGAGACTCGGAATCCCTGCTTTACTACAGTACCGGGGACTAGAAATAACTTTGTCTCCTCTCACAAGCCAACCGCAGGGGACTCTCTTGACTCCTTGTGCTCTATTAGGGCTCTGTAAAAGACCAGTTGAAGGCCTATGGCGCTCTGACAGAGAGTGTGACCCGCAAGTATACCCGGCAGATTCTGGAGGGCATGTCATACCTGCACAGCAACATGATCGTGCATCGGGACATCAAGGGTGAGTAGAGAGAAAGCTGGCAGAGGCATCAAGACACAGGTTCagtcaggcacagtggtgcaaacctttaatcccaggcagaccCCTGTGTcagcatagtgagttctaggtctgACAAGCCTACATACTGAGACCTGGGTTCAAGGTTACCATTCAATTACCAGTAGACCAATCACTACTAACTACTCTAAGCTTTCTGAAAAAGTAGGACCCCAATTACTTCCTTAATTGGAGATGAGTGTACAAATTGGTTAAACAGTATGGGGGAAATAGTCCATAATGTAAATCTAGACTATGGAGCTGATCCTTATACTGTGAGCTGATGTCTAAGTCAGTGGTGGCTCTGACCTCCCACAGTTTCCGGCACCTGAAAGGGAAGATAACAGGAAAATATAAGAGGGTGAAAACTGGTAGCTTCTGCCCTTTTGTGCCTTTAGGAGCCAATATCCTCCGAGACTCAGCTGGAAATGTGAAGCTTGGGGATTTTGGGGCCAGCAAACGCCTACAGACCATCTGCATGTCAGGGACAGGCATGCGCTCTGTCACTGGCACACCATACTGGATGAGTCCTGAAGTCATCAGTGGTGAGGGCTATGGAAGGAAAGCAGATGTGTGGTGAGTACTGGGTTATGCTATTGATCTCCctgactgaatgagctgaaggatCTTTAAATCAGACATGAACTTGGGGGCTTGACACGATGAGAAGGAGAGGCTGACGATCTACTCTCGCTGGCTGGTGCACCCAGGTATTGATTTTATAGCGGGGTGAGAGGATAAATGCAGGGCACATTGACAAACAGAATGAATGTTTATCCCAAACAACTAAGGGTTATGGCTAAGGACTTAAGCCATGGGAGTCAAAATCCCTCAGGTTTGATGGACCTCTTTAAGAAGCAGGTTTGGAGTTGGGCCTAGTGATTAGCCcctctaatcccagtgctggagaggctgtcagatctctgtgagttcaaggttagcctggtctacatagtgagttctaagccaaccaAAAACAATGAGACTATGTCagaaatgaaggagggagggaaggaaggaaggaaaagaaaaaaagaaaagaaaaagtagattCTAGAGCTAGGGAGGATGACTTGatgggtaagaacacttgctataCAAAGTATGAAGACCTAAGTTAAAATCCCTAGctcccacataaaagccaggcatgcctGCAACTCCCacactgggaggcagacaggtggatccAGAGAGCTCTCTGACCCGTCAGTCTAACCAAAAAAGCAACCTTCCATTTTAGTGATAGACACTTGTCCTGCTTGCCTCTGCATATACAAATACAGACATGCTaacatgcatataacacacataaacaGCACAGGATTATTCTGAAGGCCTAGATTTGTCTCTAAATGAGAAAACATAGTCCTTTCTTATGCCCAAATGGCTTATATTTGACTTACTTAACTTTATATCTGACTTCAGAGAGAGCACAAGAGTTACAAGAACAACTCTCCTTGGAAAGTTATCATGTGTCATCCACCAAAGGTGTCTGAATCCTACTGCCAAAACCTATAAATGTGACCTAGATGGCAGCAGGCTCTGTGACTGTGAGGCACTGTCCTGAAGCACCTGGGTGGGCCTGGGGTGATGGTGAGGTCTCTGTAAAAGAAAGGCAAGTCAGACTGGGTAGTGGGAGATGTGGCAGAGGGTACACAGCTTAGAGTTACTTAGTCAAGGAATGTGGGACCAGAAGCCAAGAAACACAGACAAATGGCTTGGGGAAGCTATTGCTTAATAGTATAGAATGTGCTGAATAcacacaaggccttgggttcaatctctTACACAAAATAGACATAGATAGGAAGAAATGCAGACAGCACCCCTGAAACtcaaaaatcaaggaaataaGAACTATTTTCTCCAACAGAAAACTAATCTTGGAGTTATCTTGGAGGCTTACAGTCTCAGTAAGTGCCCCAGTGACATCTTTGTGTGTCAGCATATATCTGTAACCCCATCAGCCATTAGCTTGGCCCATTTGCccttcagtttttttgttttttgttttgtttgtttgtttgtttgttttggtttttcgagacagggtttctctgtgtagccctggctgtcctggaacttactctgtagaccaggctggcctcgaactcagaaatctgcctgcctctgcctcccaagtgctgggattaaaggcgtgcaccaccaccgcctggctgtccTTCAGTTTTGATCTGAGAAAGATACCTCCTTTCATCACAGTGTATATAGAGTGGCTGACAGGTGACATAAGGGTCTCTCTTCCAGGAGCCTGGGCTGTACTGTGGTGGAGATGCTGACAGAGAAACCACCTTGGGCAGAGTATGAAGCTATGGCTGCCATTTTCAAGATTGCCACCCAGCCTACCAATCCTCAGCTGCCCTCTCACATCTCAGAACACGGCAGGGACTTCCTGAGGCGCATATTTGTGGAAGCTCGTCAGAGACCCTCAGCTGAGGAGCTGCTCACACACCACTTTGCACAGCTAGTGTACTGAGCTCTCAAGGATATGCTGCTGCCAGTTGCCACCTGCTGAGCAGGCAAGGGGCTGCTGACAGGCTCAGTGAAGTTGCTGCTTCTTCCAGGCAAGGCTATGGACCAGTGGAGCGTCGGTCCAGCCATTGTTGTCTGTGCCCCATCACCACTGGGACTCAAGGCCAGGATGGGATAGCTCTGGCATCAAGACTGGGAGCTCCAGCCTGTAAGACCCAAGAGCTTTAGCATCCTAAGCTCAGTATGGCGGGAAGGGCTGGGAACAGTATGCAAGACTGCTATGGGTCCTACCTGCCCTCAGATGTGTCCTAACACTGCAGACAGCACTGAAGCCAAGAGGGACTGGGGCACAGGACATCCTCAAGGGTATGAATAGTGTTACTTCATTCAGAgtgttattttgtttctctccCAATGTTTGGAGACTACCAGCGTATCTCTGGGCTTCATGAGCCCATGCTAGCGTGAGGTAAAGCCCAGCATCCCCCAGCCAACAGAAGGTAGAGGTTTGGGCTGCCCCACTAAGAGCTTCCAGGTATACGGTGTCAGTCCTGTCTTACCAAAGATGAATGAAGCAAATGTTATGCTGCCTTATTCTGGGAAGGAGGAGCTACCCCGATAAGCAGGGCCTGAGAAATGGAGCTGCCTCCAGAAACTGGGGAGACCCAGTCTTGTCAATGCAATTGTCTCTTTTACAAGTTGGAGTCACTCTTATGCTGTTCCCAGTTTTTAAACTGGAGACCTTGCCCTTTGAGCTCTGGAGACCCATGTAGGCTTAGTTAGGCCTTGGACTGAATGGCAGAGCTGATGGCTTCCACCGCTGGCCCACCCTCTGTTTCCTCACTGGAGCAGAGAACTTAGACAATACAAGTCAGGGCACCTGGCTCTGGGCAACTCAGCAAAGTGCATGGGGTTGTCTCAGGCTGTCTGTATCTCAAACCTGTCAGGCTTGAGCCCACTCCACGGGGGCAGAAAGTCCTATTGCTGCCACAACCAGCAGCTGTCTAAAACCACCAGCTGTGTTCCTCAGCCGGCCCTGTCCACTTGTCATCAGCCTCATACCCTTCTGGTTCCTCCCACAAGAGAGAATGCCAGCAGGGGTTAGGGAAAGAGTTATCTCCAAGCAGCTTAGAGTTGGCCGTATTTACCTCAGCTTGGGTGCTGGTCCTTTCCTCCAGCCCCTTCTTCCCCTCCAAATGTGCCTATTGCTAGAGCTCCTCCCTCCCAATGCCCAAATTTCTTGGGAGTTATcattaaaggaaagaagaaaaaaaaagccagtgccCAGGGATGGGCATCTCCAGGGAGCTGGGGATTAGTGCCAGGCAGCTCTTTGCCAGCCATGCCCACTTCCCCATGGGCACAGAACAAGCCAAAGCCTTCGTTGTATGTTGACGATGCACTTTTATGAATGTAGTTTCTATCGCTGTTTTTAGCCTTTTCACATCATGTAATGTGAGGCCTTGTACTTGTTAATTTATATCTCAGATCCATATTTGATGGTTTTTATATATATCAATTCTAGACTGTTACCGGTGATGGACTCctgaagagagaacagaaattgaAAGCAGCTGGTTTTGCAGATATGTGTGTTGCACGGTGCCAATTGGGCCTGGACCCCtctgttttatttccttcctttgggGGTCTGTTAGGCCACTCTCTGAAGCCAGTGAGCAAAGTCCTGCTTCCACCTCAGCCTTTGCCCAAAGTAGGGACTGGCCCTTCTTCTAGACCAAAGCTGCCAAAAGGCAGCTGGGCCTCTCCATGACCCCATCCTGATGGCTATATAGCACCCCTTAGCCTATCCCTATCCACACCCCAAACCTAGAGGAGATAGAGCTTGGTGGACTGACAAGATGTTAGATGAGACAACTCTGCTTGTCACAGGTTCAGGCTCTCACAGAGCTTCTCCCCCCTTGGGGGAGCTTATTACCTCATAGGGAATGTttctaaaataaacttaaaagtaaGCCAACAAATCCTGcactccaaaggaaaaaaaaaaaaaagaccccttTTTTGTGCCAAAAACTGTGGACATGCTGGTTCAGCATCCTCAGGACcaagctatttattttttattaacaaaTCCAAATGAGAAGTTGTGGGCCTCTGATGGCCTGGGCCCAAAGCTTATGAAGGACAGCAGCCGTTTGGTCTGCTGTGCAAGATGCTCTGCCACCATTTGTTCTTCATTCCATGGGGTTTACCTGCGTTCATCAACCCCAGATGGTAGGGCCAGGCCTGGGTCAGCTGCATGCTGCcaccctcctgccttcccacgcacccagctctgtgtctgtgtctgaatTGTGGATTGTGCAGAAGAACCTGCAGCCATAGTTATTTGACTATATCTTGACTGAGGGCTTGCAGTGCAAAGCCAGGCCAGTGCATTACTTACAATAAAAGGGATCATTTATATCAGAAGGGTCCCGTGACCATGCTTTTGGTTGAAGGTGGTGGTGGGAAGTTTTACAGGGATGGGTTTGGTACATACAATGCCTAACACCAAATTTAGGCCTCTTAAATAGAACTTGAAATGCCTGCCAAAAGCAGCCTGTGATGACTTGGCGAAGCATCATTGCTAAACCAGGTggtccctctttcctctcctcccctcttatCTATCCTAGTGCTTCTCTGGGACAGCACTGGTTGTCCATCTGAGCTGAATATACCAATAGCTGGATTCCTAGGACCATTCATCACATTTCGTAGTCTTCCTGGCTGGGAGGCTTCCCTTGGTCCCATTCTTACAGAACATCAGTCAGAGGCAAGCTATGtagctttgctgtcctggaactcactctgtagaccaggctggtcttgaatgcagagatccacctgcctctgcctcctgagtgctgggattaaaagcatgtactaccactgtTTCTTTACTGCAGCATGAGACCAT
This window contains:
- the Map3k3 gene encoding mitogen-activated protein kinase kinase kinase 3 isoform X1 — protein: MDEQEALDSIMKDLVALQMSRRPRVSGYETMKNKDTGHPNRQSDVRIKFEHNGERRIIAFSRPVRYEDVEHKVTTVFGQPLDLHYMNNELSILLKNQDDLDKAIDILDRSSSMKSLRILLLSQDRNHTSSSPHSGVSRQVRIKPSQSAGDINTIYQAPEPRSRHLSVSSQNPGRSSPPPGYVPERQQHIARQGSYTSINSEGEFIPETSEQCMLDPLSSAENSLSGSCQSLDRSADSPSFRKSQMSRARSFPDNRKECSERETQLYDKGVKGGTYPRRYHVSVHHKDYNDGRRTFPRIRRHQGNLFTLVPSSRSLSTNGENMGVAVQYLDPRGRLRSADSENALTVQERNVPTKSPSAPINWRRGKLLGQGAFGRVYLCYDVDTGRELASKQVQFDPDSPETSKEVSALECEIQLLKNLQHERIVQYYGCLRDRAEKILTIFMEYMPGGSVKDQLKAYGALTESVTRKYTRQILEGMSYLHSNMIVHRDIKGANILRDSAGNVKLGDFGASKRLQTICMSGTGMRSVTGTPYWMSPEVISGEGYGRKADVWSLGCTVVEMLTEKPPWAEYEAMAAIFKIATQPTNPQLPSHISEHGRDFLRRIFVEARQRPSAEELLTHHFAQLVY
- the Map3k3 gene encoding mitogen-activated protein kinase kinase kinase 3 isoform X2, which codes for MHVPEDFLALFLFLKLEDSELRTTSSSPHSGVSRQVRIKPSQSAGDINTIYQAPEPRSRHLSVSSQNPGRSSPPPGYVPERQQHIARQGSYTSINSEGEFIPETSEQCMLDPLSSAENSLSGSCQSLDRSADSPSFRKSQMSRARSFPDNRKECSERETQLYDKGVKGGTYPRRYHVSVHHKDYNDGRRTFPRIRRHQGNLFTLVPSSRSLSTNGENMGVAVQYLDPRGRLRSADSENALTVQERNVPTKSPSAPINWRRGKLLGQGAFGRVYLCYDVDTGRELASKQVQFDPDSPETSKEVSALECEIQLLKNLQHERIVQYYGCLRDRAEKILTIFMEYMPGGSVKDQLKAYGALTESVTRKYTRQILEGMSYLHSNMIVHRDIKGANILRDSAGNVKLGDFGASKRLQTICMSGTGMRSVTGTPYWMSPEVISGEGYGRKADVWSLGCTVVEMLTEKPPWAEYEAMAAIFKIATQPTNPQLPSHISEHGRDFLRRIFVEARQRPSAEELLTHHFAQLVY
- the Map3k3 gene encoding mitogen-activated protein kinase kinase kinase 3 isoform X3 produces the protein MDEQEALDSIMKDLVALQMSRRPRVSGYETMKNKDTGHPNRQKKNHNDSSSALLSSPTVTTSSCAGASEEKKVLSDVRIKFEHNGERRIIAFSRPVRYEDVEHKVTTVFGQPLDLHYMNNELSILLKNQDDLDKAIDILDRSSSMKSLRILLLSQDRNHTSSSPHSGVSRQVRIKPSQSAGDINTIYQAPEPRSRHLSVSSQNPGRSSPPPGYVPERQQHIARQGSYTSINSEGEFIPETSEQCMLDPLSSAENSLSGSCQSLDRSADSPSFRKSQMSRARSFPDNRKECSERETQLYDKGVKGGTYPRRYHVSVHHKDYNDGRRTFPRIRRHQGNLFTLVPSSRSLSTNGENMGVAVQYLDPRGRLRSADSENALTVQERNVPTKSPSAPINWRRGKLLGQGAFGRVYLCYDVDTGRELASKQVQFDPDSPETSKEVSALECEIQLLKNLQHERIVQYYGCLRDRAEKILTIFMEYMPGGSVKDQLKAYGALTESVTRKYTRQILEGMSYLHSNMIVHRDIKGANILRDSAGNVKLGDFGASKRLQTICMSGTGMRSVTGTPYWMSPEVISGEGYGRKADVWSLGCTVVEMLTEKPPWAEYEAMAAIFKIATQPTNPQLPSHISEHGRDFLRRIFVEARQRPSAEELLTHHFAQLVY